In Mercenaria mercenaria strain notata chromosome 15, MADL_Memer_1, whole genome shotgun sequence, a single genomic region encodes these proteins:
- the LOC123557502 gene encoding uncharacterized protein LOC123557502 encodes MHILYSKIKMNKLFIILYFCATCAFAKDLSVDEIYSQLKRDLNQKFNEMKMINDKRFKTMEIEVNRKLEEIQGNVLKIIKQDMNSNYKDSDEGLVDILQTQMGEHETVVRNAISSEKRYVRESIEDLNLKIEQVDQKRRTSVTESDVHSENGQKGDRGDPGFPGQKGSKGDMGPQGPPGNDGLPGLDGLPGLPGLPGKGVNGETRTQGLSGHQVSFSAKKVDTTFGHGPNQPIIFSAVSGNTMSGYGPTTGVFEAPVSGLYLFMYFVQISNAFGKVELRVDDKVINTAEAHIRPTHMHVSVRGNSNIVVFGDEKSVQNRKARFKNQDCFRGKFSFRGNSNLVNIQPDHDMCPVEEEIADSAGNSAAVFVRAGQKVWIQTSSDSSTVNIKPFGTTFTGVLLFEGEDEF; translated from the exons ATGCATATTCTTTACTCTAAaatcaaaatgaataaattattcatcattttgtatttttgtgcCACCTGTGCATTTGCGAAGGATTTGTCCGTTGATGAGATATATTCTCAGTTAAAAAGAGACTTGAATCAGAAATTTAACGAAATGAAAATGATCAACGACAAACGCTTCAAAACTATGGAGATTGAAGTTAATCGTAAATTGGAAGAAATACAaggaaacgttctgaaaataatCAAGCAAGATATGAACAGTAACTATAAAGATTCAGACGAAGGACTTGTGGACATACTGCAGACTCAAATGGGGGAACACGAAACCGTTGTGCGTAATGCAATTTCTTCAGAAAAACGATATGTAAGAGAATCAATAGAAGACCTAAATTTGAAGATAGAACAAGTGGATCAAAAGAGACGTACAAGTGTTACAg AAAGTGACGTCCATAGTGAAAATGGACAGAAAGGTGATCGCGGCGATCCAGGCTTCCCCGGACAAAAAGGAAGTAAAGGTGATATGGGTCCAcaaggtccaccaggcaatgatGGTCTTCCGGGATTAGAT GGCTTGCCTGGATTACCAGGATTACCAGGAAAAGGCGTAAATGGTGAAACCCGAACACAAGGTTTATCAG GGCACCAGGTAAGTTTCTCTGCAAAAAAGGTAGACACGACGTTTGGTCATGGTCCAAATCAACCAATAATTTTCAGCGCGGTTTCAGGCAACACAATGAGCGGCTACGGTCCCACTACCGGTGTATTTGAAGCTCCAGTTAGCGGCCTGTATCTGTTTATGTACTTTGTACAGATCAGCAATGCCTTCGGTAAAGTCGAGCTAAGAGTTGACGACAAGGTAATCAATACTGCAGAAGCACACATTAGACCAACTCACATGCATGTCTCAGTTCGCGGCAATTCGAATATAGTTGTTTTTGGAGATGAGAAATCTGTCCAAAACAGAAAAGCACGATTCAAAAATCAAGACTGTTTTAGAGGAAAATTCTCATTTAGAGGCAATTCAAATCTTGTAAACATTCAACCTGATCATGATATGTGTCCAGTGGAAGAGGAGATAGCAGATTCTGCAGGCAACTCAGCAGCGGTATTTGTCCGTGCAGGCCAGAAAGTGTGGATCCAGACTTCTAGTGACAGTTCAACAGTCAATATCAAACCGTTTGGTACAACATTTACTGGTGTCTTGCTGTTTGAAGGTGAAGATGAGTTCTGA
- the LOC123562790 gene encoding uncharacterized protein LOC123562790: MAEDGEIDRLKKQLKLVPHPSGFGAFREMWKGDRQVTFKTRTSHSGTRASGTSIYFLLAAPNCVRWHKHLSDEGFYWHAGGRVQIHMIKEDGTHTCHVLGDVLKHEDCVAQVVVPHDTWYAAELLPDAKYSLYSAVVMPGFEFEDWFEGKRKDMIEQYPQHEKLITKLTDNE; encoded by the exons ATGGCAGAAGACGGAGAGATCGACAGGCTGAAGAAACAGTTAAAACTCGTGCCACACCCAAGTGGATTTGGAGCATTCAGGGAAATGTGGAAAGGAGATAGACAAGTGACATTCAAAACCCGAACGAG TCATAGCGGTACAAGAGCCTCAGGAACTAGCATATATTTCCTATTAGCAGCACCTAATTGTGTAAGATGGCACAAACATCTGTCAGATGAAGGGTTTTACTGGCACGCAGGCGGCAGGGTACAG ATTCACATGATAAAAGAAGACGGTACACACACGTGTCACGTGTTAGGAGATGTACTAAAGCACGAAGACTGCGTGGCACAAGTAGTCGTGCCACATGACACGTGGTATGCTGCCGAACTTCTTCCAGATGCAAAATACAGTCTTTATAGTGCAGTAGTCATGCCAG GGTTTGAATTTGAGGACTGGTTCGAAGGAAAGAGAAAAGACATGATAGAGCAATATCCACAACACGAAAAGCTGATCACCAAGCTAACGGATAACGAATAG
- the LOC123530848 gene encoding uncharacterized protein LOC123530848 isoform X2 → MDSPGHSAQYCTYTLMENDTKDLLCSIIIDKRMTDLKSTNMEKEGLIRGLRTLRENRVVVKELVTDASTTIAAMMKNQYPDITHTFDTWHGAKNFGKKIGAVSSL, encoded by the exons ATGGACTCTCCAGGCCACTCTGCGCAATACTGCACCTACACTCTCATGGAAAATGACACCAAGGACCTTCTGTGTAGTATCATAATTGACAAGAGAATGACTGATCTCAAGTCAACAAATATGGAGAAAGAGGGACTGATCCGAGGGCTGAGGACATTGAGAGAGAACAGAGTGGTTGTAAAGGAATTAGTGACTGATGCTAGCACTACTATCGCTGCTATGATGA AAAATCAGTATCCTGATATAACACATACCTTCGACACTTGGCATGGAGCAAAgaactttgggaaaaaaataggAGCA GTATCCAGTCTATAA
- the LOC123530848 gene encoding uncharacterized protein LOC123530848 isoform X1: MDPDQTVRMHRLVWIRAGRKATMLVFPWHGSNVFSLIALYKCIVSIRVMYCVLHTMIITCLGDGRMDSPGHSAQYCTYTLMENDTKDLLCSIIIDKRMTDLKSTNMEKEGLIRGLRTLRENRVVVKELVTDASTTIAAMMKNQYPDITHTFDTWHGAKNFGKKIGAVSSL; the protein is encoded by the exons atggatcctgaccagactgtgcgaatgcacaggctggtctggatccgtgctggtcgcaaagctactatgttggttttcccatggcacggctcaaatgtgttttCTTTAATAGCTTTATATAAATGTATAGTATCTATAAGAGTAATGTACTGTGTTCTACATACTATGATTATCACATGTTTAGGTGATGGAAGAATGGACTCTCCAGGCCACTCTGCGCAATACTGCACCTACACTCTCATGGAAAATGACACCAAGGACCTTCTGTGTAGTATCATAATTGACAAGAGAATGACTGATCTCAAGTCAACAAATATGGAGAAAGAGGGACTGATCCGAGGGCTGAGGACATTGAGAGAGAACAGAGTGGTTGTAAAGGAATTAGTGACTGATGCTAGCACTACTATCGCTGCTATGATGA AAAATCAGTATCCTGATATAACACATACCTTCGACACTTGGCATGGAGCAAAgaactttgggaaaaaaataggAGCA GTATCCAGTCTATAA